The following coding sequences lie in one Benincasa hispida cultivar B227 chromosome 6, ASM972705v1, whole genome shotgun sequence genomic window:
- the LOC120080472 gene encoding uncharacterized protein LOC120080472, translated as MVNPIRSGNMRKPNEIMRILVTTFVGGVFGFFLGVSFPTLSLSQLNFPSSLIPSIDLTYIEDKYSGLSPEAFLNAWSSLKGNRGSSLQFSLNETKIWVPTNPRGAERLPPGIVESESDFNLRRLWGMPSEDLAIKPKYLVTFTVGFDQKKNIDAAVKKFSENFTVLLFHYDGRASEWEDLEWSTRAIHVSVYKQTKWWYAKRFLHPDIVASYDYIFVWDEDLGVEHFNAEEYIKLVRKHGLEISQPGLEPNQGLTWQMTKRRGNSEVHKETEEKPGWCTDPHLPPCAAFVEIMATVFSRDAWRCVWHLIQNDLVHGWGLDFALRKCVHPAHEKIGVVDAQWIVHQSVPSLGNQGKAENGRAPWEGVRERCRKEWEIFRSRLADAEKAYYKGIGIDPPNSTEV; from the exons ATGGTGAACCCAATACGCAG TGGAAACATGAGAAAACCTAATGAAATAATGAGGATTCTAGTTACAACATTTGTTGGAGGTGTCTTTGGTTTCTTTTTAGGAGTATCCTTTCCCACGCTCTCATTATCCcag CTAAATTTCCCGTCCAGCCTGATTCCTTCCATTGATCTCACTTACATTGAGGACAAGTACTCAGGCCTCTCCCCTGAAGCATTCTTGAATGCTTGGTCTTCTTTGAAGGGTAATAGAGGCAGCTCCTTACAATTTTCACTGAACGAGACAAAG ATATGGGTTCCAACAAATCCTCGAGGAGCTGAAAGACTACCACCTGGTATTGTTGAGTCTGAATCTGATTTTAACCTTCGGCGTCTGTGGGGTATGCCCAGTGAG GATTTGGCCATCAAACCAAAGTACCTGGTAACATTTACGGTTGGTTTTGATCAGAAAAAGAATATTGATGCAGCAGTTAAAAAG TTCTCAGAGAACTTCACGGTCCTGTTGTTTCACTATGATGGACGAGCAAGTGAGTGGGAAGATCTTGAGTGGTCGACGCGGGCCATACACGTGAGTGTATACAAGCAAACTAAATG GTGGTATGCTAAACGTTTTCTGCATCCTGACATCGTGGCATCCTATGACTACATATTTGTTTGGGACGAGGACCTTGGAGTAGAGCATTTTAACGCAGAAGA ATATATAAAACTTGTGAGAAAACATGGTTTGGAGATCTCGCAACCTGGCTTGGAACCAAATCAAGGGTTAACGTGGCAGATGACTAAAAGAAGAGGCAACAGTGAAGTTCACAA GGAGACAGAGGAGAAACCTGGTTGGTGCACTGATCCACATCTTCCACCTTGTGCAGC TTTTGTTGAAATCATGGCAACTGTATTTTCTCGGGATGCATGGCGCTGTGTTTGGCATTTGATTCAA AATGACTTAGTTCATGGTTGGGGTCTCGATTTTGCTCTAAGAAAATGTGTTCAC CCCGCTCATGAGAAAATAGGGGTCGTAGATGCTCAATGGATTGTGCATCAAAGTGTTCCTTCTCTCGGGAACCAG GGAAAAGCAGAAAATGGGAGGGCACCATGGGAAGGG GTAAGAGAGAGATGTAGAAAAGAATGGGAAATTTTTAGGAGCCGGTTGGCTGATGCAGAGAAGGCCTACTATAAGGGCATTGGGATTGATCCACCAAATTCAACTGAAGTGTAG